A genomic region of Ictidomys tridecemlineatus isolate mIctTri1 chromosome 10, mIctTri1.hap1, whole genome shotgun sequence contains the following coding sequences:
- the Pfkfb2 gene encoding 6-phosphofructo-2-kinase/fructose-2,6-bisphosphatase 2 isoform X8: protein MSENSTSSPVQNKNRYEPKTANLRTTDKKCSWASYMTNSPTLIVMIGLPARGKTYVSKKLTRYLNWIGVPTKVFNLGVYRRQAVKSYKSYDFFRHDNKEAMKIRKHCAMVALEDVKTYLTEENGQIAVFDATNTTRERRKMILNFAEENSFKVFFVESVCDDPDVIAANILEVKVSSPDYPERDRENVMEDFLKRIECYKVTYQPLDPDNYDNFVFLPCPRDLSFIKVINVGQRFLVNKVQDYIQSKIVYYLMNIHVQPRTIYLCRHGESEYNLLGRIGGDSGLSVRGKQFSQALKKFLEEQEIKDLKVWTSQLKRTIQTAESLGVTYEQWKILNEIDAGVCEEMTYEEIEKQYPEEFALRDQDKYLYRYPGGESYQDLVQRLEPVIMELERQGNVLVISHQAVMRCLLAYFLDKGADELPYLRCPLHIILKLTPVAYGCKVETITLGVEAVNTHREKPANNLPKNQTPVRMRRNSFTPLSSSNTIRRPRNYSVGSRPLKPLSPLRALDMQEGADQPKTQVSIPEVNTVPTEHKPASVTSFTLHS from the exons ATGTCTGAGAATTCTACATCTTCCCCAGTACAGAACAAGAACAGATATGAACCCAAGACTGCTAATCTTCGAACGACAGATAAGAAATGTT CATGGGCCTCCTACATGACCAACTCCCCAACTCTTATTGTCATGATTGGTTTGCCAGCCCGGGGTAAAACCTATGTGTCTAAGAAGCTTACACGCTACCTCAACTGGATTGGGGTGCCTACCAAAG TGTTCAATCTTGGGGTTTATCGACGTCAAGCCGTCAAGTCCTATAAGTCCTACGACTTCTTTCGGCATGACAACAAAGAGGCCATGAAGATCCGCaa ACATTGTGCCATGGTGGCCCTGGAAGACGTTAAGACCTATCTGACTGAGGAGAACGGGCAGATTGCG GTATTTGATGCCACCAATACTACCcgggagaggagaaaaatgattttgaacTTTGCCGAGGAGAATTCCTTCAAG GTATTCTTTGTGGAATCTGTTTGTGATGATCCTGATGTCATCGCTGCCAATATCCTG gAGGTAAAGGTGTCAAGCCCTGACTACCCTGAAAGGGACAGGGAGAATGTGATGGAGGACTTCCTGAAGAGGATTGAGTGCTACAAAGTCACCTACCAACCCCTTGACCCAGACAACTATGACAA ttttgttttccttccctGTCCTAGGGATCTTTCTTTCATCAAAGTGATAAATGTGGGCCAGCGTTTTTTAGTCAACAAAGTCCAGGACTACATCCAGAGCAAGATTGTCTACTACCTCATGAATATTCATGTCCAGCCTCGCACCATTTACCTTTGCCGGCACGGAGAGAGCGAGTACAATCTCTTAGGAAGGATTGGGGGTGACTCTGGCCTCTCTGTGCGGGGAAAGCAG TTTTCCCAGGCTCTAAAGAAGTTTCTAGAGGAGCAGGAAATAAAAGACCTTAAAGTTTGGACAAGCCAGTTGAAGAGGACTATCCAGACTGCTGAGTCTCTTGGAGTGACCTATGAGCAGTGGAAGATTCTGAATGAGATTGATGCT GGCGTGTGTGAGGAGATGACATACGAAGAGATCGAGAAGCAGTACCCAGAGGAGTTTGCTCTTCGAGATCAAGACAAGTATCTGTATCGCTATCCTGGTGGGGAG TCATACCAGGACCTGGTACAGCGGCTGGAGCCTGTCATCATGGAGCTGGAACGTCAGGGCAATGTCCTTGTCATCTCCCACCAGGCTGTCATGCGATGCCTCCTGGCCTACTTCTTGGATAAGGGCGCAG ATGAGCTACCATACTTGAGGTGTCCTCTCCATATCATCCTCAAACTCACTCCTGTGGCCTATG GGTGCAAAGTGGAAACGATTACGCTTGGAGTGGAGGCTGTGAACACTCACCGTGAAAAACCGGCT AACAACCTCCCCAAGAACCAAACCCCTGTAAGGATGAGAAGGAACAGCTTTACGCCTCTGTCCAGTTCGAATACAATAAGGCGTCCGAGAAATTACAGTGTTGGGAGCCGGCCCCTCAAGCCCCTCAGCCCTCTCCGTGCCTTGGACATGCAAGAAGGGGCCGACCAGCCGAAGACCCAAGTCAGCATTCCG
- the Pfkfb2 gene encoding 6-phosphofructo-2-kinase/fructose-2,6-bisphosphatase 2 isoform X4 yields the protein MSENSTSSPVQNKNRYEPKTANLRTTDKKCSWASYMTNSPTLIVMIGLPARGKTYVSKKLTRYLNWIGVPTKVFNLGVYRRQAVKSYKSYDFFRHDNKEAMKIRKHCAMVALEDVKTYLTEENGQIAVFDATNTTRERRKMILNFAEENSFKVFFVESVCDDPDVIAANILEVKVSSPDYPERDRENVMEDFLKRIECYKVTYQPLDPDNYDNFVFLPCPRDLSFIKVINVGQRFLVNKVQDYIQSKIVYYLMNIHVQPRTIYLCRHGESEYNLLGRIGGDSGLSVRGKQFSQALKKFLEEQEIKDLKVWTSQLKRTIQTAESLGVTYEQWKILNEIDAGVCEEMTYEEIEKQYPEEFALRDQDKYLYRYPGGESYQDLVQRLEPVIMELERQGNVLVISHQAVMRCLLAYFLDKGADELPYLRCPLHIILKLTPVAYGCKVETITLGVEAVNTHREKPANNLPKNQTPVRMRRNSFTPLSSSNTIRRPRNYSVGSRPLKPLSPLRALDMQEGADQPKTQVSIPVLKGPAQVTEHPQNALELASGHRVLCQSQQLSCHSQ from the exons ATGTCTGAGAATTCTACATCTTCCCCAGTACAGAACAAGAACAGATATGAACCCAAGACTGCTAATCTTCGAACGACAGATAAGAAATGTT CATGGGCCTCCTACATGACCAACTCCCCAACTCTTATTGTCATGATTGGTTTGCCAGCCCGGGGTAAAACCTATGTGTCTAAGAAGCTTACACGCTACCTCAACTGGATTGGGGTGCCTACCAAAG TGTTCAATCTTGGGGTTTATCGACGTCAAGCCGTCAAGTCCTATAAGTCCTACGACTTCTTTCGGCATGACAACAAAGAGGCCATGAAGATCCGCaa ACATTGTGCCATGGTGGCCCTGGAAGACGTTAAGACCTATCTGACTGAGGAGAACGGGCAGATTGCG GTATTTGATGCCACCAATACTACCcgggagaggagaaaaatgattttgaacTTTGCCGAGGAGAATTCCTTCAAG GTATTCTTTGTGGAATCTGTTTGTGATGATCCTGATGTCATCGCTGCCAATATCCTG gAGGTAAAGGTGTCAAGCCCTGACTACCCTGAAAGGGACAGGGAGAATGTGATGGAGGACTTCCTGAAGAGGATTGAGTGCTACAAAGTCACCTACCAACCCCTTGACCCAGACAACTATGACAA ttttgttttccttccctGTCCTAGGGATCTTTCTTTCATCAAAGTGATAAATGTGGGCCAGCGTTTTTTAGTCAACAAAGTCCAGGACTACATCCAGAGCAAGATTGTCTACTACCTCATGAATATTCATGTCCAGCCTCGCACCATTTACCTTTGCCGGCACGGAGAGAGCGAGTACAATCTCTTAGGAAGGATTGGGGGTGACTCTGGCCTCTCTGTGCGGGGAAAGCAG TTTTCCCAGGCTCTAAAGAAGTTTCTAGAGGAGCAGGAAATAAAAGACCTTAAAGTTTGGACAAGCCAGTTGAAGAGGACTATCCAGACTGCTGAGTCTCTTGGAGTGACCTATGAGCAGTGGAAGATTCTGAATGAGATTGATGCT GGCGTGTGTGAGGAGATGACATACGAAGAGATCGAGAAGCAGTACCCAGAGGAGTTTGCTCTTCGAGATCAAGACAAGTATCTGTATCGCTATCCTGGTGGGGAG TCATACCAGGACCTGGTACAGCGGCTGGAGCCTGTCATCATGGAGCTGGAACGTCAGGGCAATGTCCTTGTCATCTCCCACCAGGCTGTCATGCGATGCCTCCTGGCCTACTTCTTGGATAAGGGCGCAG ATGAGCTACCATACTTGAGGTGTCCTCTCCATATCATCCTCAAACTCACTCCTGTGGCCTATG GGTGCAAAGTGGAAACGATTACGCTTGGAGTGGAGGCTGTGAACACTCACCGTGAAAAACCGGCT AACAACCTCCCCAAGAACCAAACCCCTGTAAGGATGAGAAGGAACAGCTTTACGCCTCTGTCCAGTTCGAATACAATAAGGCGTCCGAGAAATTACAGTGTTGGGAGCCGGCCCCTCAAGCCCCTCAGCCCTCTCCGTGCCTTGGACATGCAAGAAGGGGCCGACCAGCCGAAGACCCAAGTCAGCATTCCG GTCCTGAAAGGGCCAGCCCAGGTTACAGAACATCCACAGAATGCTCTGGAGCTTGCAAGTGGACATAGG GTTCTTTGCCAATCACAGCAACTTTCCTGCCACAGCCAGTGA
- the Pfkfb2 gene encoding 6-phosphofructo-2-kinase/fructose-2,6-bisphosphatase 2 isoform X3, with the protein MSENSTSSPVQNKNRYEPKTANLRTTDKKCSWASYMTNSPTLIVMIGLPARGKTYVSKKLTRYLNWIGVPTKVFNLGVYRRQAVKSYKSYDFFRHDNKEAMKIRKHCAMVALEDVKTYLTEENGQIAVFDATNTTRERRKMILNFAEENSFKVFFVESVCDDPDVIAANILEVKVSSPDYPERDRENVMEDFLKRIECYKVTYQPLDPDNYDKDLSFIKVINVGQRFLVNKVQDYIQSKIVYYLMNIHVQPRTIYLCRHGESEYNLLGRIGGDSGLSVRGKQFSQALKKFLEEQEIKDLKVWTSQLKRTIQTAESLGVTYEQWKILNEIDAGVCEEMTYEEIEKQYPEEFALRDQDKYLYRYPGGESYQDLVQRLEPVIMELERQGNVLVISHQAVMRCLLAYFLDKGADELPYLRCPLHIILKLTPVAYGCKVETITLGVEAVNTHREKPANNLPKNQTPVRMRRNSFTPLSSSNTIRRPRNYSVGSRPLKPLSPLRALDMQEGADQPKTQVSIPVLKGPAQVTEHPQNALELASGHREVNTVPTEHKPASVTSFTLHS; encoded by the exons ATGTCTGAGAATTCTACATCTTCCCCAGTACAGAACAAGAACAGATATGAACCCAAGACTGCTAATCTTCGAACGACAGATAAGAAATGTT CATGGGCCTCCTACATGACCAACTCCCCAACTCTTATTGTCATGATTGGTTTGCCAGCCCGGGGTAAAACCTATGTGTCTAAGAAGCTTACACGCTACCTCAACTGGATTGGGGTGCCTACCAAAG TGTTCAATCTTGGGGTTTATCGACGTCAAGCCGTCAAGTCCTATAAGTCCTACGACTTCTTTCGGCATGACAACAAAGAGGCCATGAAGATCCGCaa ACATTGTGCCATGGTGGCCCTGGAAGACGTTAAGACCTATCTGACTGAGGAGAACGGGCAGATTGCG GTATTTGATGCCACCAATACTACCcgggagaggagaaaaatgattttgaacTTTGCCGAGGAGAATTCCTTCAAG GTATTCTTTGTGGAATCTGTTTGTGATGATCCTGATGTCATCGCTGCCAATATCCTG gAGGTAAAGGTGTCAAGCCCTGACTACCCTGAAAGGGACAGGGAGAATGTGATGGAGGACTTCCTGAAGAGGATTGAGTGCTACAAAGTCACCTACCAACCCCTTGACCCAGACAACTATGACAA GGATCTTTCTTTCATCAAAGTGATAAATGTGGGCCAGCGTTTTTTAGTCAACAAAGTCCAGGACTACATCCAGAGCAAGATTGTCTACTACCTCATGAATATTCATGTCCAGCCTCGCACCATTTACCTTTGCCGGCACGGAGAGAGCGAGTACAATCTCTTAGGAAGGATTGGGGGTGACTCTGGCCTCTCTGTGCGGGGAAAGCAG TTTTCCCAGGCTCTAAAGAAGTTTCTAGAGGAGCAGGAAATAAAAGACCTTAAAGTTTGGACAAGCCAGTTGAAGAGGACTATCCAGACTGCTGAGTCTCTTGGAGTGACCTATGAGCAGTGGAAGATTCTGAATGAGATTGATGCT GGCGTGTGTGAGGAGATGACATACGAAGAGATCGAGAAGCAGTACCCAGAGGAGTTTGCTCTTCGAGATCAAGACAAGTATCTGTATCGCTATCCTGGTGGGGAG TCATACCAGGACCTGGTACAGCGGCTGGAGCCTGTCATCATGGAGCTGGAACGTCAGGGCAATGTCCTTGTCATCTCCCACCAGGCTGTCATGCGATGCCTCCTGGCCTACTTCTTGGATAAGGGCGCAG ATGAGCTACCATACTTGAGGTGTCCTCTCCATATCATCCTCAAACTCACTCCTGTGGCCTATG GGTGCAAAGTGGAAACGATTACGCTTGGAGTGGAGGCTGTGAACACTCACCGTGAAAAACCGGCT AACAACCTCCCCAAGAACCAAACCCCTGTAAGGATGAGAAGGAACAGCTTTACGCCTCTGTCCAGTTCGAATACAATAAGGCGTCCGAGAAATTACAGTGTTGGGAGCCGGCCCCTCAAGCCCCTCAGCCCTCTCCGTGCCTTGGACATGCAAGAAGGGGCCGACCAGCCGAAGACCCAAGTCAGCATTCCG GTCCTGAAAGGGCCAGCCCAGGTTACAGAACATCCACAGAATGCTCTGGAGCTTGCAAGTGGACATAGG
- the Pfkfb2 gene encoding 6-phosphofructo-2-kinase/fructose-2,6-bisphosphatase 2 isoform X1 yields the protein MSENSTSSPVQNKNRYEPKTANLRTTDKKCSWASYMTNSPTLIVMIGLPARGKTYVSKKLTRYLNWIGVPTKVFNLGVYRRQAVKSYKSYDFFRHDNKEAMKIRKHCAMVALEDVKTYLTEENGQIAVFDATNTTRERRKMILNFAEENSFKVFFVESVCDDPDVIAANILEVKVSSPDYPERDRENVMEDFLKRIECYKVTYQPLDPDNYDNFVFLPCPRDLSFIKVINVGQRFLVNKVQDYIQSKIVYYLMNIHVQPRTIYLCRHGESEYNLLGRIGGDSGLSVRGKQFSQALKKFLEEQEIKDLKVWTSQLKRTIQTAESLGVTYEQWKILNEIDAGVCEEMTYEEIEKQYPEEFALRDQDKYLYRYPGGESYQDLVQRLEPVIMELERQGNVLVISHQAVMRCLLAYFLDKGADELPYLRCPLHIILKLTPVAYGCKVETITLGVEAVNTHREKPANNLPKNQTPVRMRRNSFTPLSSSNTIRRPRNYSVGSRPLKPLSPLRALDMQEGADQPKTQVSIPVLKGPAQVTEHPQNALELASGHREVNTVPTEHKPASVTSFTLHS from the exons ATGTCTGAGAATTCTACATCTTCCCCAGTACAGAACAAGAACAGATATGAACCCAAGACTGCTAATCTTCGAACGACAGATAAGAAATGTT CATGGGCCTCCTACATGACCAACTCCCCAACTCTTATTGTCATGATTGGTTTGCCAGCCCGGGGTAAAACCTATGTGTCTAAGAAGCTTACACGCTACCTCAACTGGATTGGGGTGCCTACCAAAG TGTTCAATCTTGGGGTTTATCGACGTCAAGCCGTCAAGTCCTATAAGTCCTACGACTTCTTTCGGCATGACAACAAAGAGGCCATGAAGATCCGCaa ACATTGTGCCATGGTGGCCCTGGAAGACGTTAAGACCTATCTGACTGAGGAGAACGGGCAGATTGCG GTATTTGATGCCACCAATACTACCcgggagaggagaaaaatgattttgaacTTTGCCGAGGAGAATTCCTTCAAG GTATTCTTTGTGGAATCTGTTTGTGATGATCCTGATGTCATCGCTGCCAATATCCTG gAGGTAAAGGTGTCAAGCCCTGACTACCCTGAAAGGGACAGGGAGAATGTGATGGAGGACTTCCTGAAGAGGATTGAGTGCTACAAAGTCACCTACCAACCCCTTGACCCAGACAACTATGACAA ttttgttttccttccctGTCCTAGGGATCTTTCTTTCATCAAAGTGATAAATGTGGGCCAGCGTTTTTTAGTCAACAAAGTCCAGGACTACATCCAGAGCAAGATTGTCTACTACCTCATGAATATTCATGTCCAGCCTCGCACCATTTACCTTTGCCGGCACGGAGAGAGCGAGTACAATCTCTTAGGAAGGATTGGGGGTGACTCTGGCCTCTCTGTGCGGGGAAAGCAG TTTTCCCAGGCTCTAAAGAAGTTTCTAGAGGAGCAGGAAATAAAAGACCTTAAAGTTTGGACAAGCCAGTTGAAGAGGACTATCCAGACTGCTGAGTCTCTTGGAGTGACCTATGAGCAGTGGAAGATTCTGAATGAGATTGATGCT GGCGTGTGTGAGGAGATGACATACGAAGAGATCGAGAAGCAGTACCCAGAGGAGTTTGCTCTTCGAGATCAAGACAAGTATCTGTATCGCTATCCTGGTGGGGAG TCATACCAGGACCTGGTACAGCGGCTGGAGCCTGTCATCATGGAGCTGGAACGTCAGGGCAATGTCCTTGTCATCTCCCACCAGGCTGTCATGCGATGCCTCCTGGCCTACTTCTTGGATAAGGGCGCAG ATGAGCTACCATACTTGAGGTGTCCTCTCCATATCATCCTCAAACTCACTCCTGTGGCCTATG GGTGCAAAGTGGAAACGATTACGCTTGGAGTGGAGGCTGTGAACACTCACCGTGAAAAACCGGCT AACAACCTCCCCAAGAACCAAACCCCTGTAAGGATGAGAAGGAACAGCTTTACGCCTCTGTCCAGTTCGAATACAATAAGGCGTCCGAGAAATTACAGTGTTGGGAGCCGGCCCCTCAAGCCCCTCAGCCCTCTCCGTGCCTTGGACATGCAAGAAGGGGCCGACCAGCCGAAGACCCAAGTCAGCATTCCG GTCCTGAAAGGGCCAGCCCAGGTTACAGAACATCCACAGAATGCTCTGGAGCTTGCAAGTGGACATAGG
- the Pfkfb2 gene encoding 6-phosphofructo-2-kinase/fructose-2,6-bisphosphatase 2 isoform X11, protein MSENSTSSPVQNKNRYEPKTANLRTTDKKCSWASYMTNSPTLIVMIGLPARGKTYVSKKLTRYLNWIGVPTKVFNLGVYRRQAVKSYKSYDFFRHDNKEAMKIRKHCAMVALEDVKTYLTEENGQIAVFDATNTTRERRKMILNFAEENSFKVFFVESVCDDPDVIAANILEVKVSSPDYPERDRENVMEDFLKRIECYKVTYQPLDPDNYDNFVFLPCPRDLSFIKVINVGQRFLVNKVQDYIQSKIVYYLMNIHVQPRTIYLCRHGESEYNLLGRIGGDSGLSVRGKQFSQALKKFLEEQEIKDLKVWTSQLKRTIQTAESLGVTYEQWKILNEIDAGVCEEMTYEEIEKQYPEEFALRDQDKYLYRYPGGESYQDLVQRLEPVIMELERQGNVLVISHQAVMRCLLAYFLDKGADELPYLRCPLHIILKLTPVAYGCKVETITLGVEAVNTHREKPANNLPKNQTPVRMRRNSFTPLSSSNTIRRPRNYSVGSRPLKPLSPLRALDMQEGADQPKTQVSIPVV, encoded by the exons ATGTCTGAGAATTCTACATCTTCCCCAGTACAGAACAAGAACAGATATGAACCCAAGACTGCTAATCTTCGAACGACAGATAAGAAATGTT CATGGGCCTCCTACATGACCAACTCCCCAACTCTTATTGTCATGATTGGTTTGCCAGCCCGGGGTAAAACCTATGTGTCTAAGAAGCTTACACGCTACCTCAACTGGATTGGGGTGCCTACCAAAG TGTTCAATCTTGGGGTTTATCGACGTCAAGCCGTCAAGTCCTATAAGTCCTACGACTTCTTTCGGCATGACAACAAAGAGGCCATGAAGATCCGCaa ACATTGTGCCATGGTGGCCCTGGAAGACGTTAAGACCTATCTGACTGAGGAGAACGGGCAGATTGCG GTATTTGATGCCACCAATACTACCcgggagaggagaaaaatgattttgaacTTTGCCGAGGAGAATTCCTTCAAG GTATTCTTTGTGGAATCTGTTTGTGATGATCCTGATGTCATCGCTGCCAATATCCTG gAGGTAAAGGTGTCAAGCCCTGACTACCCTGAAAGGGACAGGGAGAATGTGATGGAGGACTTCCTGAAGAGGATTGAGTGCTACAAAGTCACCTACCAACCCCTTGACCCAGACAACTATGACAA ttttgttttccttccctGTCCTAGGGATCTTTCTTTCATCAAAGTGATAAATGTGGGCCAGCGTTTTTTAGTCAACAAAGTCCAGGACTACATCCAGAGCAAGATTGTCTACTACCTCATGAATATTCATGTCCAGCCTCGCACCATTTACCTTTGCCGGCACGGAGAGAGCGAGTACAATCTCTTAGGAAGGATTGGGGGTGACTCTGGCCTCTCTGTGCGGGGAAAGCAG TTTTCCCAGGCTCTAAAGAAGTTTCTAGAGGAGCAGGAAATAAAAGACCTTAAAGTTTGGACAAGCCAGTTGAAGAGGACTATCCAGACTGCTGAGTCTCTTGGAGTGACCTATGAGCAGTGGAAGATTCTGAATGAGATTGATGCT GGCGTGTGTGAGGAGATGACATACGAAGAGATCGAGAAGCAGTACCCAGAGGAGTTTGCTCTTCGAGATCAAGACAAGTATCTGTATCGCTATCCTGGTGGGGAG TCATACCAGGACCTGGTACAGCGGCTGGAGCCTGTCATCATGGAGCTGGAACGTCAGGGCAATGTCCTTGTCATCTCCCACCAGGCTGTCATGCGATGCCTCCTGGCCTACTTCTTGGATAAGGGCGCAG ATGAGCTACCATACTTGAGGTGTCCTCTCCATATCATCCTCAAACTCACTCCTGTGGCCTATG GGTGCAAAGTGGAAACGATTACGCTTGGAGTGGAGGCTGTGAACACTCACCGTGAAAAACCGGCT AACAACCTCCCCAAGAACCAAACCCCTGTAAGGATGAGAAGGAACAGCTTTACGCCTCTGTCCAGTTCGAATACAATAAGGCGTCCGAGAAATTACAGTGTTGGGAGCCGGCCCCTCAAGCCCCTCAGCCCTCTCCGTGCCTTGGACATGCAAGAAGGGGCCGACCAGCCGAAGACCCAAGTCAGCATTCCGGTGGTGTAA
- the Pfkfb2 gene encoding 6-phosphofructo-2-kinase/fructose-2,6-bisphosphatase 2 isoform X7 — MSENSTSSPVQNKNRYEPKTANLRTTDKKCSWASYMTNSPTLIVMIGLPARGKTYVSKKLTRYLNWIGVPTKVFNLGVYRRQAVKSYKSYDFFRHDNKEAMKIRKHCAMVALEDVKTYLTEENGQIAVFDATNTTRERRKMILNFAEENSFKVFFVESVCDDPDVIAANILEVKVSSPDYPERDRENVMEDFLKRIECYKVTYQPLDPDNYDNFVFLPCPRDLSFIKVINVGQRFLVNKVQDYIQSKIVYYLMNIHVQPRTIYLCRHGESEYNLLGRIGGDSGLSVRGKQFSQALKKFLEEQEIKDLKVWTSQLKRTIQTAESLGVTYEQWKILNEIDAGVCEEMTYEEIEKQYPEEFALRDQDKYLYRYPGGESYQDLVQRLEPVIMELERQGNVLVISHQAVMRCLLAYFLDKGADELPYLRCPLHIILKLTPVAYGCKVETITLGVEAVNTHREKPANNLPKNQTPVRMRRNSFTPLSSSNTIRRPRNYSVGSRPLKPLSPLRALDMQEGADQPKTQVSIPPGPERASPGYRTSTECSGACKWT; from the exons ATGTCTGAGAATTCTACATCTTCCCCAGTACAGAACAAGAACAGATATGAACCCAAGACTGCTAATCTTCGAACGACAGATAAGAAATGTT CATGGGCCTCCTACATGACCAACTCCCCAACTCTTATTGTCATGATTGGTTTGCCAGCCCGGGGTAAAACCTATGTGTCTAAGAAGCTTACACGCTACCTCAACTGGATTGGGGTGCCTACCAAAG TGTTCAATCTTGGGGTTTATCGACGTCAAGCCGTCAAGTCCTATAAGTCCTACGACTTCTTTCGGCATGACAACAAAGAGGCCATGAAGATCCGCaa ACATTGTGCCATGGTGGCCCTGGAAGACGTTAAGACCTATCTGACTGAGGAGAACGGGCAGATTGCG GTATTTGATGCCACCAATACTACCcgggagaggagaaaaatgattttgaacTTTGCCGAGGAGAATTCCTTCAAG GTATTCTTTGTGGAATCTGTTTGTGATGATCCTGATGTCATCGCTGCCAATATCCTG gAGGTAAAGGTGTCAAGCCCTGACTACCCTGAAAGGGACAGGGAGAATGTGATGGAGGACTTCCTGAAGAGGATTGAGTGCTACAAAGTCACCTACCAACCCCTTGACCCAGACAACTATGACAA ttttgttttccttccctGTCCTAGGGATCTTTCTTTCATCAAAGTGATAAATGTGGGCCAGCGTTTTTTAGTCAACAAAGTCCAGGACTACATCCAGAGCAAGATTGTCTACTACCTCATGAATATTCATGTCCAGCCTCGCACCATTTACCTTTGCCGGCACGGAGAGAGCGAGTACAATCTCTTAGGAAGGATTGGGGGTGACTCTGGCCTCTCTGTGCGGGGAAAGCAG TTTTCCCAGGCTCTAAAGAAGTTTCTAGAGGAGCAGGAAATAAAAGACCTTAAAGTTTGGACAAGCCAGTTGAAGAGGACTATCCAGACTGCTGAGTCTCTTGGAGTGACCTATGAGCAGTGGAAGATTCTGAATGAGATTGATGCT GGCGTGTGTGAGGAGATGACATACGAAGAGATCGAGAAGCAGTACCCAGAGGAGTTTGCTCTTCGAGATCAAGACAAGTATCTGTATCGCTATCCTGGTGGGGAG TCATACCAGGACCTGGTACAGCGGCTGGAGCCTGTCATCATGGAGCTGGAACGTCAGGGCAATGTCCTTGTCATCTCCCACCAGGCTGTCATGCGATGCCTCCTGGCCTACTTCTTGGATAAGGGCGCAG ATGAGCTACCATACTTGAGGTGTCCTCTCCATATCATCCTCAAACTCACTCCTGTGGCCTATG GGTGCAAAGTGGAAACGATTACGCTTGGAGTGGAGGCTGTGAACACTCACCGTGAAAAACCGGCT AACAACCTCCCCAAGAACCAAACCCCTGTAAGGATGAGAAGGAACAGCTTTACGCCTCTGTCCAGTTCGAATACAATAAGGCGTCCGAGAAATTACAGTGTTGGGAGCCGGCCCCTCAAGCCCCTCAGCCCTCTCCGTGCCTTGGACATGCAAGAAGGGGCCGACCAGCCGAAGACCCAAGTCAGCATTCCG ccAGGTCCTGAAAGGGCCAGCCCAGGTTACAGAACATCCACAGAATGCTCTGGAGCTTGCAAGTGGACATAG